One stretch of Deinococcus taeanensis DNA includes these proteins:
- a CDS encoding vWA domain-containing protein translates to MNKLPLVLSTLALTLAACTGRSTPAPTAPAATTGTINGVRVQSATSYQFGFTPLSGTELVTTATLKDVTVKQLSAGQATARVCGNVQAQDVITAAISLDSTGSMADNDPGRLRNTAAKAFVDRMTAADQAAVLSFDAGTAPTTGMLAARLWQTFTSDKTKLAAAVNQATFERGGTPLYDAMIDTSRLLKATGKTNVRALILTDGENNSGTNNGAAVVTAANTNGTPMYIIGLDAQNNLDFTAAEDIAARTGGLFQRATTADQLGGFFDRMYNAFRAQGCVELNFTTKPASGTSVTGTLNIVVAAAGKKDSAVQVPFTVTVR, encoded by the coding sequence ATGAACAAACTGCCCCTTGTCCTGAGCACCCTCGCCCTCACGCTCGCCGCCTGCACCGGACGCTCCACCCCGGCCCCCACCGCGCCCGCCGCCACCACCGGCACCATCAACGGGGTGCGCGTCCAGAGCGCCACCTCCTACCAGTTCGGCTTTACGCCCCTGAGCGGCACCGAACTCGTCACCACCGCCACCCTCAAGGACGTCACCGTCAAGCAGCTCAGCGCCGGCCAGGCCACCGCCCGCGTGTGCGGCAACGTGCAGGCGCAGGACGTCATCACCGCCGCCATCAGCCTCGACAGCACCGGCAGCATGGCCGACAACGACCCCGGCCGCCTGCGCAACACTGCCGCCAAAGCGTTCGTGGACCGCATGACCGCAGCCGACCAGGCCGCCGTCCTGTCGTTTGACGCGGGCACCGCACCCACCACCGGCATGCTGGCCGCCCGCCTCTGGCAGACCTTCACCAGCGACAAGACGAAACTGGCCGCCGCCGTCAACCAGGCGACCTTTGAGAGGGGCGGCACGCCCCTGTACGACGCGATGATCGACACCAGCCGCCTCCTGAAAGCCACCGGGAAGACGAACGTCCGCGCCCTCATCCTCACCGACGGGGAAAACAACTCGGGCACCAACAATGGGGCCGCGGTCGTCACGGCCGCGAACACCAACGGGACCCCGATGTACATCATCGGCCTGGACGCGCAGAACAACCTGGACTTCACCGCGGCCGAGGACATCGCCGCGCGCACCGGCGGCCTGTTCCAGCGCGCGACGACCGCCGATCAGCTCGGTGGTTTCTTCGACCGGATGTACAACGCCTTCCGCGCGCAGGGCTGCGTCGAACTGAACTTCACGACCAAACCGGCCAGTGGCACCAGCGTCACCGGTACCCTGAACATCGTGGTGGCCGCCGCCGGGAAGAAGGACAGCGCCGTGCAGGTGCCCTTCACCGTCACCGTCCGCTGA
- a CDS encoding zinc-dependent alcohol dehydrogenase family protein — protein MKAAVVHAFNVRPELTVVPDPTPTPDGVVVQVGATGVCRSDWHGWAGHDPDITLPHVPGHELAGTVVAVGRNIRRWAVGDRVTVPFVSGCGRCPECQAGHQQVCDHQFQPGFTHWGSFAEYVALHQAEQNLVALPDTLDFVTAASLGCRFATSFRAVAHQGRVRAGEWVAVHGCGGVGLSAVMIAKALGAGVVAVDIDQDKLQFAAQLGADVTINSRDTPDVPGAVRDATGGGAHVSLDALGHPDTCANSILNLRTRGRHVQVGLLLADHSRPAIPMDRVIARELELYGSHGMPAHAYPEMLAMIARGALQPGRLLGQRVTLEQGIDVLVNMNRFVARGVTVIDRFA, from the coding sequence ATGAAAGCCGCGGTGGTTCACGCCTTCAACGTCCGCCCTGAACTCACGGTGGTGCCCGACCCGACCCCCACGCCCGACGGCGTGGTGGTGCAGGTGGGCGCCACCGGCGTGTGCCGCAGCGACTGGCACGGCTGGGCCGGGCATGACCCGGACATCACGCTGCCGCACGTGCCCGGGCATGAACTGGCCGGCACGGTCGTCGCGGTCGGCCGGAACATCCGCCGCTGGGCGGTCGGGGACCGCGTCACCGTGCCGTTCGTGTCCGGCTGCGGCCGCTGCCCCGAATGTCAGGCCGGTCATCAGCAGGTCTGCGACCACCAGTTCCAGCCGGGCTTCACGCACTGGGGCTCCTTCGCCGAGTACGTGGCCCTGCATCAGGCCGAGCAGAACCTCGTCGCCCTGCCCGACACCCTGGATTTCGTGACGGCCGCGAGTCTCGGCTGCCGCTTCGCCACGTCCTTCCGCGCCGTGGCGCACCAGGGCCGGGTCCGGGCCGGCGAGTGGGTGGCGGTGCACGGCTGCGGCGGCGTGGGCCTGTCCGCCGTGATGATCGCCAAAGCCCTGGGCGCCGGCGTGGTGGCTGTCGACATCGACCAGGACAAACTCCAGTTCGCCGCGCAGCTCGGCGCGGACGTGACCATCAACAGCCGCGACACGCCCGACGTGCCCGGCGCGGTGCGGGACGCCACCGGCGGCGGCGCCCACGTGTCCCTGGACGCCCTGGGCCATCCGGACACCTGCGCGAACTCCATCCTGAACCTCCGGACGCGGGGCCGGCACGTGCAGGTGGGCCTTCTGCTCGCCGACCACAGCCGGCCGGCGATTCCCATGGACCGCGTGATCGCCCGGGAGCTGGAACTGTACGGCAGTCACGGCATGCCCGCGCACGCCTACCCGGAAATGCTCGCCATGATCGCCCGCGGCGCCCTGCAGCCCGGCCGCCTCCTCGGGCAGCGGGTCACGCTGGAGCAGGGCATCGACGTGCTCGTGAACATGAACCGGTTCGTGGCGCGCGGCGTGACCGTTATCGACCGCTTCGCCTGA
- a CDS encoding spermidine synthase — translation MIHWIPLGRAPIPGTQQDLCLYRRGHELEFSIKISGYISELMNSTMHASEDALAQLGCAAIAGRPAPHVLVGGLGMGFTLAAALKTLGPDSVVTVAELVPEVVEWNKGPLGECAAFPLSDPRTRVHVGDVGQLLRQGHATYDAVLLDVDNGPEGMTHHGNDWLYSPAGLAATQRTLKPGGVLAVWSATPDARFTRRLQQAGFQVEVREVRAQPGRGPHHTIWLAHQTPGAAPTRTGASRRRGRPGARS, via the coding sequence GTGATTCACTGGATTCCGCTGGGCCGCGCGCCCATTCCCGGCACCCAGCAGGACCTGTGCCTGTACCGCCGCGGCCACGAACTGGAGTTCTCCATCAAGATCTCCGGCTACATCAGCGAGCTGATGAACAGCACCATGCACGCCTCAGAAGACGCCCTGGCACAGTTGGGCTGCGCCGCGATCGCCGGCCGCCCGGCGCCGCACGTCCTCGTCGGCGGCCTGGGCATGGGCTTCACCCTCGCCGCCGCCCTGAAGACGCTGGGACCAGACAGCGTGGTCACGGTCGCCGAACTGGTCCCCGAGGTCGTGGAATGGAACAAAGGCCCACTCGGTGAATGCGCCGCCTTTCCCCTGAGCGACCCCCGCACCCGCGTTCACGTGGGGGACGTGGGCCAGCTGCTGCGCCAGGGCCACGCCACCTACGACGCAGTGCTGCTGGACGTCGACAACGGCCCGGAAGGCATGACGCACCACGGCAACGACTGGCTCTACTCACCGGCCGGGCTGGCGGCCACCCAGCGGACCCTGAAGCCCGGCGGCGTGCTGGCCGTATGGTCGGCCACCCCGGACGCCCGCTTTACCCGCCGTCTCCAGCAGGCCGGCTTCCAGGTCGAAGTGCGCGAAGTGCGCGCCCAGCCCGGCCGCGGCCCCCACCACACCATCTGGCTGGCCCACCAGACGCCCGGCGCCGCCCCCACCCGGACGGGCGCCTCACGGCGCAGAGGGCGTCCGGGCGCGCGGTCCTGA
- a CDS encoding HPP family protein, whose product MTKHNQPPRIPDAACAPLSAGVLMLAVGLFGLAAHQPLLFPSLGLAAALQVETPDQASARPQISVAGHLIGLLAGALPASGCLARQTRPASCPRTS is encoded by the coding sequence ATGACAAAGCACAACCAGCCACCGAGAATTCCGGATGCGGCGTGCGCGCCTCTCTCAGCGGGCGTCCTGATGCTCGCAGTGGGCCTGTTCGGGCTCGCGGCGCACCAGCCCCTGCTGTTTCCCAGCCTCGGCCTGGCTGCTGCGTTGCAGGTGGAAACCCCGGACCAGGCCAGCGCCCGGCCGCAGATCAGCGTCGCCGGGCACCTGATCGGCCTGCTGGCCGGGGCTTTGCCAGCGTCTGGGTGTTTGGCGCGGCAGACACGCCCAGCGTCCTGTCCGCGCACGTCCTGA
- a CDS encoding molybdopterin oxidoreductase family protein has translation MPSSTRDSINDIWGARTPHGAGATWPARVDEQLTGAPDRWVRGACVLCSNGCGLDIGVTAGRIVGVRGLASDVTNKGRLGPKGLHGWEANHSADRLTTPLIRENGRFREAAWDEAMDLIVRRSRQIIEAHTPMGIGFYTSGQLFLEEYYTLGVIGKGGLGTPHMDGNTRLCTATAAAALKASFGSDGQPGAYEDLDVTDTVLHVGHNVASQQTVLWARILDRLAGPNPPRIIVIDPRRTFTAEKATVHLAPKVGTNVAVMNGLMHLIIQAGKTDRAFLDAHTVGYDDLRKTVEKYTPEYVETLSGVPAADLRRAGEILANTRTLVSTVLQGVYQSMQATAAAVQVNNLHLIRGLIGKPGSGILQMNGQPTAQNTRETGADGDLPGFRNWSNPEHIRELAKLWNVHVHKIPHWSPPTHAMQIWRYAEQGSIKMLWIQATNPAVSLPQLDRIRKILQQEDLFVVVQDAFMTETAQYADVVLPAAIWGEKTGTMTNVSRTVHISCKAVEPPGEARSDLDIFLEYARRMDFRDQDGEPLIKWHDAQGAFEAWKECTRGRPCDYTALTYEKLLAGSGIPWPVNEANPDGTLRLYTDFVFPTAADYAETYGEDLETGAAVTPEEYRANDPKGRAMIKAAEHRPPHEVPDEDYPLWLTTGRQVYHFHTRTKTGRSRALHDAAPDAFVQLSPEDAQHYGIGQDDWVMIESRRGVVIERARIGNIEPGLVFIPWHYGSWDDPSRPRAANELTLTEWDPVSKQPHYKYAAVRISRYDARDALPGPGLIGRAVQAARGLTGQEKSQEKTPAPSGTKAQGPQPRTTQRVDG, from the coding sequence ATGCCCAGCAGCACACGCGACAGCATCAATGACATCTGGGGCGCGCGGACCCCGCACGGCGCCGGGGCAACCTGGCCGGCGCGGGTCGATGAGCAGCTCACCGGGGCGCCGGACCGCTGGGTTCGCGGCGCCTGCGTGCTGTGCTCGAACGGCTGCGGTCTCGACATCGGCGTGACAGCCGGCCGGATCGTCGGCGTCCGCGGCCTGGCCAGCGACGTCACGAACAAAGGCAGGCTGGGTCCCAAAGGGCTGCACGGCTGGGAAGCGAACCACAGTGCGGACCGGCTGACCACGCCACTGATCCGCGAGAACGGGCGGTTCCGTGAAGCGGCTTGGGATGAGGCCATGGACCTGATCGTGCGCCGGTCCCGGCAGATCATCGAAGCCCATACCCCGATGGGCATCGGCTTCTACACCAGCGGGCAGCTGTTTCTGGAGGAATACTACACCCTGGGGGTCATCGGCAAGGGCGGCCTGGGGACGCCCCACATGGACGGCAACACGCGGCTGTGCACCGCCACAGCCGCGGCCGCCCTCAAGGCGTCGTTCGGGTCCGACGGGCAGCCCGGCGCCTACGAGGACCTCGACGTGACGGACACGGTCCTGCACGTCGGGCATAACGTCGCCTCGCAGCAGACGGTCCTGTGGGCGCGGATTCTCGACCGCCTCGCCGGTCCGAACCCGCCCCGGATCATCGTGATCGACCCGAGACGGACCTTCACCGCCGAGAAAGCCACCGTGCACCTCGCGCCGAAGGTGGGCACGAACGTCGCGGTGATGAACGGCCTGATGCACCTGATCATCCAGGCCGGGAAGACCGACCGGGCGTTCCTGGACGCACACACCGTCGGGTACGACGATCTCAGGAAAACGGTCGAGAAGTACACGCCGGAGTACGTCGAGACGCTTTCGGGCGTGCCGGCGGCGGACCTGCGCCGGGCCGGGGAGATCCTGGCGAACACCCGCACGCTGGTCTCGACCGTGCTGCAGGGCGTCTACCAGTCCATGCAGGCCACCGCGGCGGCCGTGCAGGTGAACAACCTGCATCTCATCCGCGGCCTGATCGGAAAACCCGGCAGCGGCATCCTCCAGATGAACGGCCAGCCCACGGCGCAGAACACCCGCGAAACCGGCGCCGACGGCGACCTGCCCGGCTTCCGCAACTGGAGTAACCCTGAGCACATCAGGGAGCTCGCGAAGCTCTGGAACGTGCATGTTCACAAGATTCCGCACTGGAGTCCGCCGACGCACGCCATGCAGATCTGGCGGTACGCCGAGCAGGGCAGCATCAAGATGTTGTGGATCCAGGCGACGAACCCGGCCGTGAGCCTCCCGCAACTCGACCGGATCCGGAAGATCCTGCAGCAGGAGGACCTGTTCGTGGTGGTGCAGGACGCCTTCATGACCGAAACGGCGCAGTATGCCGACGTCGTCCTGCCCGCCGCGATCTGGGGCGAGAAGACCGGCACCATGACGAACGTCAGCCGCACCGTGCACATCTCCTGCAAAGCCGTCGAGCCGCCCGGCGAGGCGCGCAGTGACCTCGACATCTTCCTGGAGTACGCGCGCCGGATGGACTTCCGCGACCAGGACGGCGAGCCGCTCATCAAGTGGCACGACGCCCAGGGTGCCTTTGAAGCGTGGAAGGAATGCACCCGCGGCCGGCCCTGCGATTACACCGCGCTGACGTACGAGAAACTGCTGGCCGGCAGCGGCATTCCGTGGCCGGTCAACGAAGCGAACCCGGACGGCACGCTGCGCCTGTATACCGATTTCGTCTTTCCGACCGCCGCGGACTACGCTGAAACCTACGGGGAGGACCTCGAGACCGGCGCGGCGGTCACCCCCGAGGAGTACCGGGCGAACGACCCGAAGGGCCGCGCCATGATCAAGGCTGCCGAGCACCGCCCGCCGCACGAGGTGCCTGACGAGGACTATCCGCTGTGGCTCACCACGGGCCGGCAGGTGTACCACTTTCACACCCGCACCAAAACCGGCCGGTCCAGGGCGCTGCATGACGCCGCGCCCGACGCCTTCGTGCAGCTCTCCCCGGAAGACGCTCAGCACTACGGCATCGGGCAGGACGACTGGGTCATGATCGAGTCCCGGCGGGGCGTGGTGATTGAGCGGGCACGGATCGGGAACATCGAGCCGGGGCTGGTGTTTATTCCCTGGCACTACGGGTCCTGGGATGACCCGAGCCGGCCGCGCGCGGCGAACGAACTGACCCTCACCGAGTGGGATCCGGTCAGCAAGCAGCCGCATTACAAGTACGCGGCGGTCCGCATCAGCCGCTACGACGCCAGAGACGCCCTGCCTGGACCTGGCCTGATCGGCCGCGCGGTCCAGGCGGCCAGGGGCCTGACCGGCCAGGAGAAAAGCCAGGAGAAAACGCCGGCGCCTTCCGGCACCAAAGCGCAGGGGCCGCAGCCCAGGACCACGCAAAGGGTGGATGGTTGA
- a CDS encoding S8 family serine peptidase: MDMLKRGLNRSPHTLAVLAALLLAGCNSVTPGSPEASLQPQAITTPALSTYKYLHDLVKVPTTLTTADLEKLYGGVVVTRNPAAGTATLVNNTLTKGKYDSALAVELNDRRIKTSVTAQGYSAWSSGYSAWSSGYSAWSSGYSAWSTGTTSTATTFSENVPTWDLVGLSGAQTLVPELGKGVKVAVIDTGIDMNHPAFAGKIDTTYAKDYLDGDNVPQDVNLNTDGTFSAAYGHGTAVAGIITQVAPNATILPIRVLDGNGGGDVATVAAAIDYAVASGAKVINLSLGSTTDSTTVNNAIKNAVGKMVSVLTAAGNSGTSDVLYPAARSLETTGIGYSSVGIGSVTLNLDKSSFSPYGPNLEFTAPGEQIMTAFPGGNVVKATGTSFATPVVAGAVALVLSTGTPLRTSDDVKNLLNNMTATATPAKDPVYGTQLGRGTLNAFKFADLYR, from the coding sequence ATGGACATGCTGAAACGCGGATTGAACCGGTCACCTCATACCCTCGCCGTGCTCGCGGCGCTGCTGCTCGCCGGATGCAACTCGGTCACCCCGGGCAGCCCTGAAGCGAGCCTGCAGCCGCAGGCCATCACCACTCCCGCCCTCAGTACCTACAAGTACCTCCACGACCTGGTCAAGGTTCCGACGACCCTCACCACCGCGGATCTGGAAAAACTGTACGGCGGCGTCGTCGTCACCCGCAACCCGGCTGCCGGCACCGCCACCCTCGTGAACAACACACTGACCAAGGGCAAGTACGACAGCGCCCTCGCCGTTGAGCTCAACGACCGGAGGATCAAGACCAGCGTCACGGCTCAGGGCTACAGCGCGTGGTCGAGTGGGTACAGCGCGTGGTCGAGTGGGTACAGCGCCTGGTCGAGCGGGTACAGCGCGTGGAGCACCGGCACGACCAGCACCGCCACCACGTTCTCGGAGAACGTCCCGACCTGGGACCTCGTGGGTCTCAGCGGCGCCCAGACCCTGGTGCCCGAGCTCGGCAAAGGCGTCAAGGTCGCGGTCATCGACACCGGCATCGACATGAACCACCCGGCCTTCGCCGGGAAGATCGATACCACCTACGCCAAGGATTACCTCGACGGCGACAACGTGCCCCAGGACGTCAACCTGAACACCGACGGCACCTTCTCGGCGGCCTACGGTCACGGAACGGCGGTGGCGGGCATCATCACCCAGGTTGCGCCGAACGCCACGATCCTCCCCATCCGGGTTCTTGACGGCAACGGTGGCGGGGACGTTGCCACCGTCGCTGCCGCCATCGATTACGCCGTCGCTTCGGGCGCCAAGGTTATCAACCTGAGTCTGGGCAGCACCACCGACTCCACCACGGTCAACAACGCCATCAAAAACGCCGTGGGCAAAATGGTCTCCGTCCTCACGGCCGCCGGGAACTCGGGCACCAGCGACGTCCTGTATCCCGCCGCACGCTCCCTGGAAACAACTGGGATCGGGTACAGCTCTGTCGGGATCGGCAGCGTCACCCTCAACCTCGACAAGTCCTCCTTCAGCCCCTACGGCCCCAACCTGGAGTTCACGGCGCCCGGCGAGCAGATCATGACCGCCTTCCCCGGCGGCAATGTGGTCAAGGCCACCGGCACCTCCTTCGCCACCCCGGTGGTGGCCGGCGCTGTGGCGCTGGTGCTGTCCACCGGCACGCCCCTCAGGACGTCTGACGACGTCAAGAACCTTCTGAACAACATGACGGCCACGGCCACGCCGGCCAAGGATCCCGTGTACGGAACGCAGCTCGGCCGGGGCACGCTGAACGCGTTCAAGTTCGCCGACCTCTACCGGTAA
- a CDS encoding S8 family serine peptidase produces the protein MFSTVKHTFLLAGITALLAACGSTPTTSAIENTLTAQGATTTTLTRVKMTTAETAGSFGAWASGSFGAWASGSFGAWASGSFGAWASTFADGTPNPLQNNVAEWNQIRLAGAQTLAPNLGAGVTVAVIDTGIDTAHPAFAGTLTPAGTWWDFISADSDPREMGTVNDRGYGHGTGVAGIILQIAPNARILPIRALAPSGEGDSTTIGKAITHAADQGAKVINVSVVTDKDSDVSKAIEYASLKGAYVIMAAGNQGLDPILFPARKAFQTNFTGYLGLSVGGIELDNKKSAYSNYGADLEVLAPASGIVTTYPGGDIRAVTGTSFATPVVSGVLALALAEAYSAGNVNQLAEKLKLAEQNVGLNNPELLLAMGKKTLGFGLLDAETFLNSLK, from the coding sequence ATGTTCAGCACCGTGAAACACACATTCCTGCTTGCCGGCATCACCGCCCTGCTCGCCGCGTGCGGAAGCACACCCACGACGAGCGCCATCGAGAACACCCTCACCGCCCAGGGCGCCACTACGACCACCCTCACGAGGGTCAAAATGACGACCGCGGAAACCGCCGGTTCGTTCGGCGCGTGGGCCAGCGGTTCGTTCGGCGCCTGGGCCAGCGGCTCGTTCGGCGCGTGGGCCAGCGGTTCGTTCGGCGCGTGGGCCAGCACCTTCGCTGACGGCACGCCCAACCCCCTGCAGAACAACGTCGCCGAGTGGAACCAGATCCGCCTCGCCGGCGCGCAGACCCTCGCCCCGAACCTCGGCGCGGGCGTGACCGTGGCCGTCATCGACACCGGCATTGACACGGCCCACCCGGCGTTCGCAGGCACCCTCACGCCCGCCGGCACCTGGTGGGACTTCATCAGTGCCGACAGTGACCCCCGCGAGATGGGCACCGTCAATGACCGCGGCTACGGGCACGGCACCGGCGTCGCCGGAATCATCCTGCAGATCGCGCCCAATGCCAGGATCCTCCCCATCCGCGCGCTCGCGCCTTCGGGTGAAGGGGACTCCACCACCATCGGCAAGGCCATCACCCACGCCGCCGACCAGGGAGCGAAAGTCATCAACGTCAGCGTCGTCACCGACAAGGACAGCGACGTCAGCAAGGCCATCGAGTACGCCTCGCTCAAAGGCGCCTACGTGATCATGGCCGCCGGGAACCAGGGCCTGGACCCCATCCTGTTCCCCGCCCGCAAAGCCTTCCAGACGAACTTCACAGGCTATCTGGGCCTGTCGGTGGGCGGCATCGAGCTCGACAACAAGAAGTCCGCCTACTCCAATTACGGCGCCGACCTGGAAGTCCTGGCCCCCGCGTCCGGGATCGTCACGACCTACCCCGGCGGGGACATCCGGGCCGTGACAGGAACGTCGTTCGCCACGCCGGTCGTTTCGGGCGTGCTCGCCCTGGCCCTGGCCGAAGCGTACAGCGCCGGCAACGTCAATCAGCTGGCCGAGAAGCTCAAGCTGGCCGAGCAGAACGTCGGCCTGAACAACCCCGAACTGCTGCTCGCGATGGGCAAGAAAACCCTCGGCTTTGGCCTGCTCGACGCCGAAACCTTCCTCAACAGCCTCAAGTAA